One window of Nostoc sp. C052 genomic DNA carries:
- a CDS encoding ABC transporter permease, translating to MSRSKALQYYIVSRLLLAPLQLLTIITIVFLLLRATPGDPADAILGGRAPGAAKEELRKQLGLNLPLWLQYLNYLGSILRFDLGTSLMSRGQNVWDIIGQYFPATVELAICSMAVALIVGIAVGTLSASRPGTYFDVGGRLFGIITYALPMFWAGMLLQLIFSVQLGWFPNSNRFPPNLPAPATVTGLYTIDSLIGGNFTQFFTSLHHLALPSLTLGILLSGIFERIVRVNLKQTLQADYVEAARARGIGENKILASHALKNALIPVITVLGLTFASLLGGAILTEVTFSWPGLANRLYQAIADRDYPTVQGVLVFFGAIVVSASILIDILNAYVDPRIRY from the coding sequence ATGTCTCGTTCTAAAGCTTTACAATATTACATTGTTTCCCGTTTGCTTCTTGCGCCACTTCAACTATTAACGATCATCACCATTGTATTTCTCTTACTAAGAGCAACACCAGGAGATCCAGCAGATGCAATTCTTGGTGGACGTGCGCCAGGAGCGGCTAAAGAAGAATTGCGAAAACAACTTGGTTTAAACCTTCCCCTGTGGCTACAGTATCTAAATTATTTGGGAAGCATACTGCGCTTTGACTTGGGAACCTCTTTAATGAGTCGCGGACAAAATGTTTGGGACATCATTGGGCAATATTTCCCGGCGACAGTGGAGTTAGCAATATGTAGTATGGCGGTTGCACTCATCGTCGGAATTGCAGTTGGGACTCTTTCGGCTTCCCGTCCTGGAACATATTTTGATGTCGGTGGGCGCTTATTTGGGATCATCACTTACGCACTTCCCATGTTTTGGGCGGGAATGCTTTTGCAGTTGATTTTTTCAGTCCAACTGGGTTGGTTTCCTAATTCCAACCGCTTTCCACCCAATCTTCCGGCTCCTGCTACTGTCACTGGATTGTATACAATTGATAGCTTAATCGGTGGAAACTTCACCCAGTTTTTTACATCTTTACACCATCTGGCTTTACCGAGTCTCACACTAGGAATTTTGCTCAGTGGAATTTTTGAGCGAATTGTGCGAGTTAATTTAAAGCAAACCTTGCAAGCAGATTATGTAGAAGCCGCTAGAGCTAGAGGTATTGGTGAAAATAAGATTTTAGCCTCTCACGCCTTAAAGAATGCCCTAATCCCAGTAATTACAGTTTTGGGATTAACTTTTGCATCTCTGTTGGGTGGGGCAATTTTGACAGAGGTAACATTTTCTTGGCCTGGGTTAGCTAATCGATTGTATCAAGCGATCGCCGATCGCGATTATCCCACAGTCCAGGGAGTGCTAGTCTTTTTTGGTGCGATCGTTGTCAGTGCCAGCATTTTAATTGATATTTTAAATGCTTATGTAGATCCACGAATTCGCTACTAA